AGTCCCTGCCTCCAGCGTAGAGTTCACCTCTCAGGCGACGCTATCGCGATACCACGCGTCACCAGACGCAGCGCGGGGCTTCTGTTCCAGTTGCGGCAGCTGGCTCTTCTGGCGCAATGAAAAGTCGGAAAAGATCAGCATGTCTGTTGGAGCATTTGACAAGGAGGACCTCAAAATCTGGGGCCAGCAGTTATCGTATTCGAAGGTCCATCTTTGGTCCGAGGATGCGATCGAGGGTATCACGGATCATTTGCCTGGAGAGAAATGGAAGTATGAtaatcaaggagaaggggcTGAGAGGATAGCATGAGTGGCACCACACGCAAAGTGTTTTCTATATATGGTTATATTCGTCATCGTGTGTTTGCTATAGAATAGGGTAGCCAGAAATGTTAGATAACTGATGCCCTTCGTTTGTATGTATTTGCTGTTTGCCCTAGATGCCTATATGCAGGAAGCCTATCTAGGTTGCTATAGGCAATCTAGCTTAAGTAAACACTTTAggactattataaatagtccTCTCTTTCTATAGCTAGTTTATAAGAATcaagccttttccttctATTAAGAAGAAATGGTACTAAGAGTCGTACTGGTGGTAGTGGCAGTGGTATCGTCGAGTATTCCCTTGAAAATGGCTCTTTTCCAACGCCTGGCCAACATCATAACCGCTGTTTCTGGCAGTGTCTGTGCCGTATATCCCGTGGAAACGCCGAATATAAACAAATCTAAATCGAAAGGCCCAATGAACCAGAACCTTTTTAGTCCTCTTCACTAATCTCGCTTTCATCCCCATCGGGGTCTTCTTGTTGGCTGTTCTCCAGGTTTTCGAATGCGTCCTCGAGTTCTTTGGCGAGATCGACTTCTAGCCCTTCCtctccttcctcttcccCGTCTACATCCATAGGGTCGGGCCCATTGTCATATTGGCTACGGTTGTTGACAGGGCTGGGCAGCTTGAACTCAAAATCtggatcatcatcttcctcgccatcggcatcatcaccttcagaCTCGCGCTGATCCATGAATTCATCAAAGCGGCGCACAGACGGGAAGGCAGGCGAGAAGTCAGTCCTACGCGCTGTGTTGGGGTCGGCGCCAGGATACTCGACAAGAAGaccaccatcgtcatcatcctcgtcctcgtcctcctcttcagggGCTGGTGTACGCTTCTTGGGTTCGGCAGATTTTGACTGTTCGTTGGATTGAGGTACTGGTAATGAGAGCTCGATATTCCTGGGggcctgcttcttctcgggcTTGCGCTTGATATCCCTCTTCTGTGTGGTGGGTTTGGCGCGTGCTTTGGCATTGGATTTGTCGGATGCACTCTTTTCAATCTTTGTGTTTGTTTTTGATGCGCTATTTGACGCACTATCAATGTGAGGATATTGACGACGGAGACTGTCAGCATCGGCGTTACCAGGCAGTCGGGTGACGTTCATGTTGAAAGTAGAGTCGACAAGATCGAGGATAAAGGCCTCGCGGCTGGGGTCGAAGTAAAGAACATATTGGCCACTATCCTTATTTCTTGTCCCTGTGAATGCATACTTTGCGTCGTTATCGGTATATGTGAGATCGTAGGATGCCGTCTTTCCGGGGATAGAGGGTTTTATGCGAGCCAAGTTGGGGGCCGAGTCTGACGAGAGTGTCGGCTTGTGATTGTCTTGGAGTATTGTAAGTACCATGGCATGACACGTCGAGCTTGGAGGTCAAGAAAGACTTACACTTGATACCGGTGAAGATCTCGTTGGATGTCTTGCCTAAGAGAGCATCGCCGAGGATGACGGGATAGTTGCCCGTCTTTGTCGGATCGATCAGGCCAGCCGCTGCCATAGTTTGATGCGCGACAGGGCGTGAGGTAGCAAGGCGCGAGAAATTGAGGGTATAATACCGGTTTCTATGATGAATAGTATGGTAATATGATATATTTTTGCTGAAGGATATTGTCTCGAGTCGTTCAAAGTTCAAGTTGACGCGCGGGTTGAGGAAAGGGAAgtctggaggaggagggtcTAGAGTCTAGTAGAACCCGAGAAGATGGGGCCGAGTGGACGGGTTCAAAGTGGGGAGACGCCAGCAGGGGGGAGCAGGccactaaggtacctaataaGAGGAGCAAGTGGAATAAATAAATGTTCGTATTTCATCAACGTCGATAGAATTACGATAGGTACTGTCGATAGTATCAACAATCTCCAAGTTGAATTGGGAAATGGCAAATCACGAAGGTAGAGGCGAATATTGATTGCATGCTTTCAGGTCGTTGAATCCTTTGTTTTGTACTTGGATCCTTTGATCAGGGTTGTCGCGAGCTGACTTGACTTAAGGTAGCTTAGGTTCCATTAATAATAGCCTGACTCCCTGTTCTGTTGTAGCCTGCTGAGGCAGTGAACCAACTTGAACAAAGGGGCTCACCAAAGCCCCCATTCAGAGCAGCAGGGAACAAAGCACTTTCAGTTCCACTACCAAAGCTCATGTGATAAGCCTTGTCAATAAGCATGTCGATAAGCATATACTGTCCTCGATTATTAGAGTGCCAAACTCCGTGCCTCCAATGAATAGCCTTGAACCCCTAGCAGCCGATTCTTagttagtaggtacctaggttcGTGACACATCTCACAAATAACCTCAGTGTCGCCGTTGCATAGGGCAGTCTCTGTTCTAAATTCACGCTGGATGTAACAAAAGAGCATTAACTTAGGGGTAGTAACTCTGCTGAGAAATCTGACTGCGTCTTGGCTATCGCAATCTGCGGCCTCTTCAAGATCCGTGACCTGCTTTCTGTCTTTCCAAGCCTTAGGGCTCTCTCAAACCATTGTCAACAGCTGTCTGACCTTGCCGCTATTATGTCCGAATATTTCGGTGCTTTTGATTCGTGCTGTCCATAATAAATAGCTTCTCTACCTTGCAAACGAGTTTATGGAAGTGATATATATCACTTGAAATGATAGGCATACGTCTAAGAAAAATTATGGATGAGCTAGAAAGGGTGTCGTAACTCGCAAACATGCCAGAGCAATGTTTTCATACTAGCAAAAACAtgtaatatagctttatcCTAAACTAGATGTCCTGCTATGTAACTTGTATACATCCTGCTCATCATCTATTGTCCGAAGCAGAACGTTTTGAGAGCATTATAAATGGATCGCCAGTTGGCTGGTTCAACAAGAACGTGATGTTTCCAGTATATTCGACGCCTAGTGTGAAGTATGCCTCACCAGAAGATCAGTATGCATACCGCCAGAATCTGGACAAGAAGCTGAATAGCCAGAGCTCCAGTAGTTACAGAAAACTATTTGGCACACATCCAGACTCGGCTGGGAACAGTATCAAGTGTCAGTGTTCATATGGCTATTTTGGCTAAACGATTAGTTTTGATAGATCCTTGGTGTGTGAGAATATCACAAGTGCTTTGGTTTTGAAGTTCATGCATGTTCCAGATTGTAATCTCCTAGTTTGTGGCAGATATGAGAACTCATATTCGATATATGTAGGTCGGCGAAGTTCACAAGCCTCCATCAATTCTGTTTTCTTTATGCAAGGTGGCAGAGCAATGCCGGCACACCGACATTCGGCATTTCTTTTGCCCCCTTCCCTTACTTGCGTCTGAATCTTCCATACTCACGTACTCAatactcttcttctcaagaccTCAAGACGCATTggctataataagctaagttAGTGTGTGGAGTCGCATATATGGAACCACGTTAGAGAACTACACAAACTACTATAGCCGACGTCGGTCATGCTGGCAAACATCGAGATCCCTCTTTGGCCTATTTCTGATCTGCCCTGTCTGCCTCAATGGTGCATTGCTGAAACCCGTGTGCTAGTGGCCGGCTGGCACGAATAGGTAAGAGACATCCAACAGCCATTGGTGATGAGTCAAGACATCGATCAACAATAGTGCACGCTCTCATGTACCGGTTGCTCG
The window above is part of the Fusarium musae strain F31 chromosome 6, whole genome shotgun sequence genome. Proteins encoded here:
- a CDS encoding hypothetical protein (EggNog:ENOG41), whose product is MASEEYPTSVSGGCLCGSVRYRLTFPSGHDWKRSCRKNGGSLIAWLQSVPASSVEFTSQATLSRYHASPDAARGFCSSCGSWLFWRNEKSEKISMSVGAFDKEDLKIWGQQLSYSKVHLWSEDAIEGITDHLPGEKWKYDNQGEGAERIA
- a CDS encoding hypothetical protein (EggNog:ENOG41), with the translated sequence MAAAGLIDPTKTGNYPVILGDALLGKTSNEIFTGIKYSAPNLARIKPSIPGKTASYDLTYTDNDAKYAFTGTRNKDSGQYVLYFDPSREAFILDLVDSTFNMNVTRLPGNADADSLRRQYPHIDSASNSASKTNTKIEKSASDKSNAKARAKPTTQKRDIKRKPEKKQAPRNIELSLPVPQSNEQSKSAEPKKRTPAPEEEDEDEDDDDGGLLVEYPGADPNTARRTDFSPAFPSVRRFDEFMDQRESEGDDADGEEDDDPDFEFKLPSPVNNRSQYDNGPDPMDVDGEEEGEEGLEVDLAKELEDAFENLENSQQEDPDGDESEISEED